The Cryptococcus neoformans var. neoformans B-3501A chromosome 4, whole genome shotgun sequence genome has a window encoding:
- a CDS encoding hypothetical protein (HMMPfam hit to zf-C3HC4, Zinc finger, C3HC4 type (RING finger), score: 38.1, E(): 2.6e-08) gives MPPSTHPQSRSKPLLNMDSDPASWLNFSLPPRARSGAGVPGSGVPGPPRRSRKGGEGWRGGVLSREKYLNASFKFVLKPSEALSYGAHFADPDISLHWPNILQILVPTFSALSVAQGYVSEPHAEGGYTSHDLEEMGEEAAERRRRMEEEKRGRMCPICLGKPVAGRMTKCGHIFCFPCILHYIQLSDIPKSAKCPICGDMVQSNALKSVKYLDAEAMLESSTHATSDAFEASLEEAKRLDSGDRHDKRHRLHMRLIQRPQMTTLALPSSSTWPSDAVPPHTAPWYFLPDIITYSRYMLATPEYMGKELEREMRELGGEWELLRGDELGRVFVKAAMDKVERQMIKVKEELETELVRRSERKGREAWSSAIGGDKKEKEQQKERERKEQERMKREKQQDIGAVPVEFLANQQTTFDNSANINIPPNLPVEPNPMPPMPRDKKSRRRLNPVPPPQSVPPAPSYYFYQSSLGANVFLHPLDIRMLLAHYGSYNLFPSSMTFETTGYDPGTINDDLRKRCKYLSHLPLGSEIVFVETNLAELVSSTILAQFEQPLKARRQKRRDKVRKEDRAKQKWEKAERSKTAEELQSVRSVPSAFVRGGVEEDRELELALARSAVEFEQNFPVAYPQPGMASSPPRSGSWGQTPIQTQSESQQDQQRSFATALHQRYDPSLSRSRREVDPEVDALWQQFESTDVHLEPSMGANAGAGTGAGVRESERGNGRKKKEKGKKLILGGGGRRA, from the exons ATGCCACCCTCAACCCATCCTCAATCTCGCTCCAAACCTCTCCTCAACATGGACTCCGACCCGGCGTCATGGCTGAActtctctcttccgccACGCGCAAGATCAGGCGCGGGTGTCCCCGGCTCTGGCGTCCCTGGTCCACCACGCAGGAGCAGGAAAGGTGGCGAGGGCTGGCGAGGTGGGGTATTGAGTAGAGAAAAGTACCTCAATGCTTCATTCAAGTTTGTCTTAAAACCGAGCGAGGCGTTGTCTTATGGAGCGCATTTCGCTGATCCAGATAT ATCGTTACACTGGCCCAACATCTTGCAGATACTTGTCCCGACGTTCAGCGCGCTGTCAGTAGCTCAAGGGTATGTATCCGAGCCGCATGCTGAAGGTGGTTATACATCACATgatttggaggagatgggcgaggaagcagcagagcggcggcggcggatggaggaggagaagcggGGGAGGATGTGCCCTATTTGCTTGGGCAAACCAGTGGCAgggaggatgacgaagtGTGGACAT ATCTTCTGCTTTCCCTGTATTCTACACTACATCCAACTCTCTGACATTCCGAAATCTGCGAAATGCCCGATATGTGGAGATATGGTCCAGTCAAATGCGCTCAAGAGTGTAAAGTATCTCGACGCAGAGGCAATGTTAGAGTCTTCCACGCATGCCACCAGTGACGCCTTCGAAGCTTCACTcgaagaagccaaaaggCTCGATTCGGGAGATCGTCATGACAAACGACATCGACTTCACATGCGCTTGATTCAACGTCCCCAGATGACTACTCTTGCtttgccttcctcttcgaccTGGCCTTCCGACGCTGTACCCCCGCACACCGCACCGTGGTATTTCTTGCCCGATATTATCACTTATAGCCGGTACATGCTGGCTACACCTGAGTATATGGGCAAGGAACTAGAacgggagatgagagagtTGGGGGGAGAGTGGGAACTGCTAAGAGGGGATGAGCTGGGAAGGGTGTTTGTCAAGGCTGCGATGGACAAGGTTGAGCGGCAGATGATcaaggtgaaagaagagcttgagaCGGAGTTGGTTAGAAGGTctgagagaaaaggaagagaggcgTGGAGTTCGGCGATCGGCGGGGAtaagaaagagaaagagcaacagaaggagagggaaaggaaagagcaaGAACGGATGAAGCGAGAGAAACAGCAAGACATTGGAGCGGTCCCTGTGGAATTCCTTGCGAACCAACAAACTACATTTGATAACTCTGCCAATATAAATATCCCTCCAAATCTCCCTGTCGAACCGAACCCGATGCCACCCATGCCTCGAGATAAAAAATCTCGTCGCCGACTTAACCCTGTTCCACCTCCTCAGTCTGTCCCTCCTGCTCCGTCATACTACTTTTATCAATCCTCCCTTGGCGCAAATGTATTCTTACATCCACTCGACATCCGCATGTTGCTCGCCCACTATGGATCATAcaatctctttccttccagcATGACCTTTGAAACAACGGGCTATGATCCTGGGACGATTAACGACGATCTCCGTAAACGGTGCAAATacctctctcatctccctctcgGCTCCGAAATTGTCTTTGTTGAAACCAATCTGGCCGAACTTGTCTCCTCTACCATTCTGGCCCAATTCGAGCAACCTCTCAAAGCGCGTAGACAAAAACGCAGAGACAAGGTGCGAAAGGAAGATCGGGCAAAACAAAAATGGGAAAAGGCCGAACGGTCAAAAACGGCAGAGGAGCTACAGAGTGTCAGGAGCGTACCGAGCGCGTTTGTGCGCGGtggggtggaagaggataggGAGTTGGAATTGGCGTTGGCAAGGTCGGCGGTGGAGTTTGAGCAAAATTTCCCGGTGGCGTACCCCCAACCTGGGATGGCGTCTTCCCCACCTCGATCGGGGTCTTGGGGTCAGACTCCAATCCAAACCCAGAGCGAGAGCCAGCAAGACCAACAGAGGAGTTTTGCAACAGCCCTTCATCAGAGGTACGACCCTTCCCTCTCGAGGTCGAGGAGGGAAGTCGATCCCGAGGTGGATGCGTTGTGGCAGCAGTTTGAGTCGACGGATGTGCATTTGGAGCCGAGTATGGGTGCGAATGCCGGCGCGGGTACCGGAGCAGGTGTGAGAGAGAGTGAGAGAgggaatgggaggaagaagaaggaaaaaggaaaaaagctGATCTTGGGTGGGGGTGGACGTCGGGCGTGA
- a CDS encoding hypothetical protein (HMMPfam hit to WD40, WD domain, G-beta repeat, score: 118.9, E(): 1.1e-32): MEGFDLPMSFGKKSKAGNSNLKAKVENTKRADIPTPVKEEKPEEEVPGPSISTSGRKTEAEEEDDEEIGPIPPSATGKRKAEENDESDDEQEAEEEVDRLPISHEIILKDHTKVVSALAVDPSGARIATGSHDYDTKLWDFGGMDHRLKPFKSFEANGNYYVHDLSYSPDGQQLLVISGTVHPKVFNRNGEDEMEFNKGDVYLRDMKNTNGHTAEINAGAWHPTDKSIFLTCSNDSTLRIWDTSNKRKQKQVIVVKSKERGARTKVTACAWSPDGKWIAGVCLDGTLHIWDTSSNFARPKYSCENAHPKNTDTTGVAFSRDGLRVATRGGDDTVKLWDIRSIRNPLAVAKNLDNLYPETNIIFSPDDTQILTGTAAPKGQKGGLVFLNSKDLKEERRIAIGDGSVVRVLWHSRINQIFATLSTGGVHVLYSPNSSIHGALLPLAKLPKTAPRDPSFSTVDLKPVIYTPDALPMYQEQGHRESLHQKEKKAKKMKPMEPVSGVGRAGRLGASETQSFVHSMYPETLKFEDPREALLKYASKEEQEKKKQEM, from the exons ATGGAGGGCTTCGACCTCCCTATGAGTTTTGGCAAAAAATCCAAGGCAGGAAACTCGAACCTCAAGGCGAAGGTGGAGAACACGAAGCGAGCAGACATCCCTACACCAGTTAAAGAAGAAAAgcctgaagaagaagtaccAGGACCTTCAATATCTACATCAGGGAGGAAGACAGAggccgaggaggaagacgacgaggagATTGGGCCCATACCGCCTTCTGCGACTGGAAAGCGTAAGGCTGAGGAGAATGAtgagagtgatgatgagcaagaggcagaagaagaggttgatAGGCTACCTATATCGCATGAGATTATCCTGAAAGATCACACAAAG GTCGTCTCTGCCCTTGCGGTCGATCCTTCTGGTGCTCGTATCGCTACTGGTTCGCACGACTATGATACGAAACTCTGGGATTTTGGTGGTATGGACCATCGCTTAAAACCATTCAAGAGCTTTGAAGCGAATGGGAATTACTAC GTTCATGACTTGTCATACTCTCCTGACGGCCAACAACTCCTTGTAATATCGGGAACTGTGCATCCAAAAGTGTTTAACCGTAATGGTGAGGACGA GATGGAATTCAACAAGGGTGACGTCTATCTGCGCGATATGAAGAATACCAA TGGCCATACTGCCGAAATCAATGCTGGTGCTTGGCACCCTACAGATAaatccatcttcctcacctGCTCCAACGACTCTACACTCAGAATATGGGACACATCAAATAAACGAAAGCAGAAACAGGTCATCGTTGTTAAATCCAAAGAACGTGGTGCCCGAACTAAAGTGACGGCCTGCGCTTGGAGTCCAGATGGTAAATGGATCGCTGGAG TTTGTTTGGATGGAACATTGCACATCTGGGATACTTCGTCAAACTTTGCGCGACCAAAATATTCTTGCGAGAATGCCCATCCAAAGAACACTGACACGACTGGTGTCGCATTCTCCAGGGATGGGCTCAGAGTTGCTACTCGAGGGGGGGACGATACAGTTAAGC TTTGGGACATCCGCTCAATTCGAAACCCTCTGGCTGTCGCTAAAAACCTCGACAATCTTTACCCCGAAACTAatatcatcttctcccctgACGACACCCAAATCCTGACCGGTACCGCTGCTCCCAAGGGCCAAAAAGGCGGCTTGGTATTCTTGAACAGCAAGGACCTGAAAGAAGAGCGGCGGATCGCTATCGGGGATGGAAGTGTAGTGAGAGTTTTGTGGCATTCACGTATCAATCAAATCTTCGCCACCCTCTCCACAGGCGGTGTTCACGTTCTCTATTCTCCCAATTCATCTATTCACGGTgcccttctccctctcgccAAGCTCCCCAAAACCGCCCCACGCgatccatccttctccactGTCGATCTTAAACCCGTCATCTACACTCCTGATGCTTTACCGATGTATCAGGAACAAGGCCATAGGGAGAGTTTGCatcagaaggagaagaaggcgaagaagatgaagccgATGGAACCTGTTAGTGGTGTGGGTAGGGCAGGAAGGCTAGGAGCGAGTGAGACGCAGAGCTTTGTGCATAGCATGTACCCCGAAACGCTCAAATTTGAGGAT CCGAGAGAAGCGTTGCTCAAGTACGcgagcaaagaagaacaggagaagaagaaacaggaGATGTAG
- a CDS encoding hypothetical protein (Match to EST gb|CF189256.1|CF189256; HMMPfam hit to YjeF_N, YjeF-related protein N-terminus, score: 179.5, E(): 6.9e-51), protein MPIRYISQKLAQQIDVELMSASGAFSLDQLMELAGLSCAQALAKSFPPTKHKHVMVACGPGNQGGDGLVAARHLHHFSYTPTVYLPKPSSKEFLQRLVKQCENLNIPILKDVDAFQTELAKSDVILDAIFGFSFQPPLRKPFDQVLKAIKGVSKKIPIVSVDIPSGWSVTDGPQPLWTEEDDKGGKEMIETFEPEVLVSLTAPKEGVKAFKGQHWLGGRFVPDELGKKHELNIPPYEGIDQVVELPRNH, encoded by the exons ATGCCTATCAGATACATTAGTCAGAAACTCGCTCAGCAA ATCGATGTGGAGCTCATGTCAGCTTCTGGAGCCTTCTCCCTTGATCAG TTGATGGAGCTTGCTGGTCTCTCATGTGCGCAGGCTTTGGCGAAGAGTTTTCCGCCCACGAAACATAAGCATGTGATGGTTGCTTGTGGGCCTGGTAATCAG GGTGGAGACGGCCTCGTAGCGGCTCGACATTTGCACCATTTCTCATATACCCCTACCGTCTACCTCCCTAAACCCTCTTCCAAAGAATTTCTCCAACGCCTTGTCAAACAGTGCGAAAACCTCAATATCCCAATCCTCAAAGACGTTGACGCCTTTCAAACCGAACTCGCTAAATCCGACGTCATTCTCGACGCCATTTTTGGATTCTCCTTCCAGCCGCCATTGAGGAAGCCTTTTGATCAAGTGTTGAAAGCGATCAAAGGTGTATCAAAAAAGATCCCGATAGTTTCGGTGGATATTCCCTCGGGATGGTCGGTGACGGATGGTCCGCAGCCGCTTTggacggaggaggatgataagggggggaaggagatgatagAGACATTTGAGCCGGAGGTGCTTGTAAGTTTGACGGCGCCGAAAGAGGGAGTGAAAGCGTTTAAAGGGCAGCATTGGCTTGGAGGAAGGTTTGTTCCAGA CGAGCTGGGCAAGAAGCACGAGCTTAATATTCCACCTTACGAAGGGATCGATCAAGTTGTCGAGCTTCCTCGTAATCACTGA
- a CDS encoding hypothetical protein (HMMPfam hit to Peptidase_S10, Serine carboxypeptidase, score: 290.6, E(): 2.4e-84), translated as MWSKVVTTALLAIALGSVIEAASDPSALRGRGPAALAAKEAKKEAPANNASNSDASKMEKCRAFLERHPKRKFYNNRTSEFLIESLPEVPFDLGEVYSGLIPIDYNNQSEALFFVFQPKLGEDSDDLTIWLNGGPGCSSLEGWFQENGLWTWQPGTYAPVINPYSWVNLTNMLWVEQPIGTGFSIGTPKATTEEEIAQDFIKWFKNFQDTFGIKNFKIYVTGESYAGRYVPYIGAAMLDAQDKTYYNLSGALMYDPTIGESVFVQEQITTYPFVEANANLFNFNKTTMAELKDLHEFCGYKEYIERYLTFPPTENQPPLFFDYYDLDNITCAIFDIVNNMALRINPCFDIYEINLMCPLLWDVLGMPTQLSYAPGGIYFNRSDVKAAIHAPEHIDWTACATRAVFVGGVEQGPQGRGDLSLDPIQKVLPQVIEATNRVLISNGDYDMVIITNGTLLAIQNMTWNGYLGFQSPPSEDIFIDIVDTQWSSIFESNGFDGYPGPQGVMGIQHYERGLMWAETFQSGHMQPQYQPRSSYRHLQWLLRHVDRL; from the exons ATGTGGTCCAAAGTAGTAACGACTGCTTTGTTGGCTATCGCTCTGGGTTCGGTCATCGAAGCCGCCAGTGATCCCTCCGCTCTGCGTGGTCGAGGACCAGCCGCTCTTGCCGCAAAAGAGGCTAAAAAGGAGGCTCCCGCTAACAACGCGTCGAATAGTGACGCGTCGAAAATGGAAAAATGCCGTGCATTCCTGGAGAGGCACCCAAAAAGGAAGTTTTACAACAACAGAACTTCCG AATTCCTCATCGAATCACTTCCTGAGGTCCCATTCGACCTTGGTGAGGTTTACAGCGGCCTCATACCTATCGATTACAACAACCAGTCGGAagccctcttcttcgttttcCAGCCGAAATTGGGAGAAGACTCCGATGATCTCACAATTTGGCTCAACGGTGGTCCCGGATGTAGCTCTCTAGAGGGATGGTTCCAAGAGAACGGTTTATGGACTTGGCAACCTGGAACGTATGCGCCTGTTATCAACCCCTACTCATGGGTAAATTTGACCAACATGCTGTG GGTAGAGCAACCTATTGGCACTGGGTTCTCAATCGGTACGCCTAAGGCTacgacagaagaagagattgcCCAGGACTTTATCAAATGGTTCAAGAACTTCCAGGATACCTTTGGAATCAAAAATTTTAAAATTTATGTCACAGGAGAATCATATGCAGGTCGCTATGTACCCTATATCGGCGCGGCAATGTTGGACGCGCAAGACAAAACATATTACAATCTTTCTG GGGCCCTTATGTACGACCCTACTATCGGCGAATCTGTCTTTGTGCAAGAACAGATCACTACTTATCCTTTTGTCGAAGCCAATGCCAACCTTTTCAATTTTAACAAAACTACCATGGCTGAATTGAAAGATCTTCACGAGTTCTGCGGCTACAAGGAATATATCGAGAGGTACCTTACGTTTCCTCCGACTGAAAACCAGCCGCCTCTGTTTTTCGATTACTATGATTTAGATAACATAACGTGTGCCATCTTCGACATCGTCAATAATATGGCTTTACGGATCAACCCTTGTTTCGACATTTATGAAATT AATCTCATGTGCCCTCTCCTGTGGGACGTCCTCGGTATGCCTACTCAGCTCAGCTATGCCCCTGGTGGCATCTACTTCAACAGATCTGACGTTAAAGCCGCTATTCACGCTCCCGAACATATTGACTGGACTGCTTGTGCAACCAGGGCGGTCTTTGTTGGAGGCGTAGAACAAGGACCTCAAGGTAGGGGTGACTTGTCATTGGATCCTATCCAAAAGGTCTTGCCTCAAGTTATCGAGGCTACGAATAGGGTCTTGATAAGTAATGGTGACTATG ATATGGTCATTATCACCAATGGCACCCTTCTTGCTATTCAGAATATGACTTGGAATGGATATCTTGGGTTCCAGTCACCCCCCTCGGAAGACATCTTTATCGATATTGTCGACACCCAGTGGTCATCTATCTTTGAGAGTAACGGCTTCGATGGATACCCCGGTCCTCAGGGTGTGATGGGCATTCAG CACTATGAGCGAGGTCTTATGTGGGCTGAAACTTTTCAATCAGGCCACATGCAGCCTCAATACCAACCGCGATCTTCTTATAGGCACCTGCAGTGGCTCCTTCGTCATGTAGACAGACTCTAA